A single Natranaerobius thermophilus JW/NM-WN-LF DNA region contains:
- the ablA gene encoding lysine 2,3-aminomutase, with protein MSKTNLESIPKYSNISDSEWQSWEWQLNNRITDVESLKEIINLTEEEEEGIKQTLKTIRMAITPYYASLMDKDDPSCPIRRHAVPSSLELNFSEFDLEDPLSEDSDSPVEGITHRYPDRVLFLVTDQCSMYCRHCTRRRLAGSTDKAAPIEVIDKAIDYIKNTPQVRDVLISGGDGLLISDERLEYILNELYKIEHVEIVRIGTRAPVVLPQRITDNLISILKKYHPIWLNTHFNHPKEITSEAKEALAKLADAGIPLGNQSVLLRGINDCPVTMKELVHELVKNRVRPYYIYQCDLSQGIEHFRTSVSAGLEIIESLRGHTSGYAVPTFVVDAPGGGGKTPVMPQYLISQSPDSVVLRNYEGVISKYSEPKDKTKGCGKESCTDCEHIGQDSTGVSALMSGNEISLEPSNLRRLNRRNK; from the coding sequence TAAATAATCGAATAACAGATGTAGAGAGCTTAAAAGAAATCATCAATCTAACTGAGGAGGAAGAGGAAGGTATCAAGCAAACCTTAAAAACAATTAGGATGGCTATCACCCCTTACTATGCATCATTAATGGATAAAGATGACCCAAGCTGTCCCATCAGAAGACACGCAGTACCTAGTTCTCTTGAACTTAATTTTTCTGAGTTTGATTTAGAAGATCCGTTAAGTGAGGATTCCGATTCTCCAGTTGAAGGTATTACTCACCGTTACCCAGATCGTGTTCTATTTTTGGTAACAGATCAGTGCTCAATGTACTGTAGGCACTGTACTAGAAGAAGATTAGCCGGTTCTACTGATAAAGCTGCCCCTATCGAAGTTATTGATAAAGCCATCGATTATATTAAAAATACTCCTCAAGTAAGGGATGTATTAATTTCAGGTGGAGATGGATTATTAATTTCAGATGAAAGATTAGAATATATCTTGAATGAACTTTATAAAATTGAACACGTTGAAATCGTTAGAATTGGTACTCGTGCACCTGTGGTATTACCCCAGAGAATTACAGATAATTTAATAAGTATATTGAAAAAATATCATCCTATTTGGTTAAATACTCACTTCAATCATCCAAAAGAAATAACATCGGAAGCTAAGGAAGCCTTGGCTAAACTTGCAGATGCTGGAATTCCCCTTGGAAACCAATCTGTATTGTTAAGAGGAATTAATGATTGTCCTGTTACAATGAAAGAACTTGTTCACGAACTTGTTAAAAACAGAGTGAGACCTTATTATATTTATCAATGTGACCTATCCCAGGGAATAGAGCACTTTAGAACCTCTGTTTCCGCTGGTCTAGAAATTATAGAATCATTAAGAGGTCATACTAGTGGTTATGCAGTACCTACCTTTGTTGTGGATGCTCCAGGAGGTGGAGGAAAAACTCCAGTAATGCCGCAGTATTTAATCTCTCAATCACCAGACAGTGTAGTTTTAAGGAATTATGAAGGAGTTATTTCTAAATATTCCGAACCTAAAGATAAAACTAAAGGATGTGGCAAGGAAAGCTGTACAGATTGTGAACATATCGGACAAGATTCCACTGGAGTTTCTGCATTAATGAGCGGGAATGAAATTAGTCTAGAACCCAGTAATTTAAGACGATTAAATCGACGAAATAAATAA